The DNA sequence TCTACCCAAACCAGACGAGAAGAAAGGGCCATCCGTCTTAAAATTATCCTCCATTCTCTGCCAATTGATCCAAAAGACAGATTAGTGGCGGAGGATTTCAGACGAATGTCGATGCTTCACATTGACGCAGGGTATTGAATCCGGCTTGGCTTTTTCAAATTTAACGGTTGTAGGGATATTCGCTGATCCAATGAAAGCCGCGATTCATCAGGAGGAAATCCGATTTCTGCTTCTTCCGAAGGTATAAATCCAGCGTGTCCGGACCATAAATCCCAGACCATTGGACGTGTGCAGAATCCAAATCCACCGCCGTAAAGGTCCCGAACAAGGTGGTATCGCTGCGATCCGTCATCGTAATGGAATTCGCCGTCGAGTCAAACTCCGTCGTAAACCGCAATCGCCGAGCCTGCATATCATAAGCTGTAGCATATCCTTCCCATTCGATCGAAATCCGCATCCACCGGGTAGTGTCGGTCATCAAAGGAGGAATCGTGTCCTGATTTCTCACGAATGTCTCCACCTCGTATAGGCCATGCAACGGGGCTTGAGGTTTCTTGGAACCATAGGTGTATTGCGCTTGGTAGACTTCCACCGATCCCCAACCGAGGGCATAGCCCAGAATCAGCACCTTGACGACCAATTTGCTGATGCGCATCCATTTTTGGGGAAATGTCGGGGCGATCATTCGAGGCAATGCCACCGCCTGTCCACTCAAGAAGAAATTCCAAATCCGCTTACCGTCCCGCAACAGCAGAAACAGGGACATGGTGACAAGCGTCGTGGAAATGATCTTCACAGGCACGTCGAAGAAGAAGTTGATGGCCATGACATTCGCAGCGACCCCGAGTGTGATGCATGCGCCCAAAGTAGCGGTACGGCGGAACAGCAACAGTCCTGCAGCACATTCTGCCACGCCCATGAAGAGGTTGTATCCTTTGGAGAATCCCAAAAAGGTCCATGCCAGGCCCATCGGCGAGGAATCTCCATACGCCTGTGGCAATCGGTAGAATCCGGGCTGGGGAAATTGTAGCTGGATCACCTTGACCATGCCGTATTGAATCAGCATCAATCCCACATAATAGCGGATCGCCACGGACAGCCAATAATACAGTTTGCGGTAATCCTGTGATTGACGGTCGACCAAACTCCAAATGGTCGCGCCCAATACCGCCAGCAGAAAGTAGCAGAGGATCAGCAGGTAATCATAGGTCGTGTCGCCGCTGCCATTGGTGAATACCGTGATTTCATAAGGCACTTGGAATACATGTTCAGCCAACCACGGGATCAATTGGTGAAGCCATTCGGTCGGATAGTGCATCAGCACGTCCCAGAATGGATAGGCCCCGTTGTTGGAAAAGGCGATCAACAACAGGAAGAAAATCATGGAAAACCGGAATCCGATCTTCTGGAAAGGACTCCACGGTTCGTAGAGCGAGGTCGAGGTCATGAGGTTGCGTTTGAAGATGAATGGGCCTCTGGGAGTGTGCCAATGGCCCTTTCAATGAATGCTTCAGACAAATTTCCCTCAAAACTCATGCTTGCCGACAATCAGATAGACGATCCCGAGATGCACAAATGCCCCCAGATCGCGGCCGCCAATTTGAGACTCACGGTGGATATTGCCCCGGATGGGACCTTGCCAAGTGAAGGTAGGTTGCACATCCATACTCAATCGTGAAGACAGACTCAGGCGCGCAAATCCGGATGCGGTATATCCCACCATGCGATTCGTCAGCTCAAAGAAATCCTGATCATAGGACTCATTTACATAGCCGATCCCGAAATTGTAGCCGAGCTCCCAAGCGACAAAGCGATGCTTGCGTTCCAACAAGAGGGAGGTAGTTGTCGCCTCCAAATGACTGACCGTCAATACGGGGCCATTGGTTTCGTAGTGATCCACCTCAAACTGCTGGAAGCGGAGAACCAGGCCAAATGGGCCTTCCTCGGGATGAAAAGCCACCTCCATCCGGCTTGAGAAGGGAATCTGATAGGGATTGGCGCCATTCGCAGCGCGGCTCTGCAACCAGTATGGGATGCCGGTACCGATGCCCAACGAGGCGGATAGAGTCTGTGCCCGCATCCCCAAAGGCAACAACATCAGGCAAGCGATGATACAAGTGTTTTTCATGGCTGGAGTCAGGGTTGGACAAGCACCCACTAGACCAAGGCTGGCAAAGGCGCGCACATAATTACAGAAGGCAGTTTATTTTGCCAAACAGAAAGAAACATTGGCAGTTTTCACTGGTCAACGGGATCGCCTACCAGTATTCGTAATCTTCCAAATGGAGAAAATACCCTTGCTCATTCTTTTGGGCGTAGCAAGCGAAGTTCTCCACCTTTCCACCGACGTATTCTACCACCCCATTCAACTCCCAAGCGGGAGCACCGTTCAGGTTGGTTTCCCGAAATTGACGGAATTGCATGAAACGGATGCCCTCCAAACCGATGATTGAAGGCTCCCCAGAAGGCTCCTCTGAAGTCTCGCTATACCCAGTTAAGCCAAGCCGATACAGGAGTTCTTCAAACATATCAGACGATTCTGGATCCTGCTTCTGAGAATCAAACACTCCATACAGATACATTCCACTCCGTTGAGAGACTTCGTGCTCGATATGCTCCAGATACAAGGTCAATTCATAGGAGACTTCCTGCTCGATTTCGGAGATGGGCAGCCAATCATGCTGAGCCGATACATAGGAAGGCGCCAGCATCAGGAAACCAGCGATCAGGGATAGGAATTGGGTGGAATGAAATTTCATGGTAAGGGGGATTACTTAAAATGCCGAACGAACAAAACATTGGCGATGAATGGATAATTTAACGCTTATCATTCATTTTAGCCAAGGGAAATATTTTTTCATCCATTGGAGCGGAACCTGAGAGGAAATATGGATGGATTGGGGGTGCCTCGGCATGCGAGGAGTCATGCCATTGCTTGAGATTCGATTCGCCGAGTCAGTCCCTTACGTGCTCGCTGATCGCTCGGTCTCGGATCTAGGGGCGATAGATCGCCGCCCCTAGATCCGAGACTCCTCCTATCGGAGTCCACTCCAGGCACTTCACCCCACACAATCCTGCCGCACATTTCTGAAGGTTTGCAGCCCTTTCCGCCAACATTTGTCTCCTTCGTACCATTCATCCAAAAGACATATCCTACCTTTTCACTCCTTGACACAGGCGCATGAAACCCATACTTTTATGTGAAAATATGTGTGTCAGGAACATTCAGACCATCCCATTTTTCAGCTTCTCACGCTCGAAAGGACCAACCGCCCGGGAGATGAGCCCCGCTGAAAAAGCAAGCAATGAATCCAACGATGAATAACATTTCACTCGCTATTGGCTATATGGCCATCTTCTGCCTGTGGGCATTTCCGACTTTTGGACAAGCCCCCAGCTGGATCGAATACCAAGGCCGAGAAAGCCTTTTTCCAGAATCGAGGTATGTCGTGGGATTTGCCTCGGGCTCCCTCCAAAAGAAGGTTCCCGTGGAAGACCAGCTCCAATCGCTTCAGGAAGTCGCCCAGCGAAGCCTGACCCAAGCCATCCAAACCAAAATCGTCTCCAAAGCCGAATATGAGCTCGAAAATATCAATGCCAATTCCTCGGAGAGATTCCTCTACCAGAGTGCCTCTGAGTCCGAGGTCAAACTAGCCGGATATCAAACCGAGCGCTTCTACGATAAACGCGGAAAGACGCTCTATGCGATCGCCTACGTGGAGATTGAGCCGCTCATCGCCTACCATGAATCCCAAATCAATCAAGGCGTAGAACAAATCAAGGCCAAGCTCACCGAAGGCAAACAGCATGAATCTACCCAGCAGGCCGCTTTGGCAATGATTTCCTACTATGGATGCAAACCCATCCTCCAGGAACTTCAAGGCTCCCAATTGGTCCTGATGGCCCTCGATCCTGCTCGGGACGCGGCCAAGGAAACACGCGCGTTTGCCTCACTCGCAGCACAAGTCGATCAATCCATCGAATCGCTCCAACAAGTTCCCGCGCACAATCTGCACGATCTGGCCGAAAGGATCGCCATCGCCTGTAGCCTCCAGATCGCCCAACTGGAAGCTCCGATGAGCATGGGAGAAATTTCCTTCGAGAAGACCGGGCAGCCCAGTGAGTTTTCCAAGCGGCTTTCTGCGGAATGTCAGCAGACCCTCAAGCAGAATGCAGGATTTGATTTCGCCGAAGGCTCTGCCATCGCCTTCCAAGGAAACTACTGGCTGGAAGGCGACCAAGTGAAGGTCTACGGCCAAATCGTGAATAGCCAGACCGGGGCGGTATTGGCGCAGGGAGATGGGAGACTACCCCAACAGTGGGTGAACCAGCAAGGATGGGCGCTGGTACCGAGTTTCTATGCCAACCTTCAGGCGCTCCCGGCACTAAAGCTAGATGTCACAGCCCCGAGCTTTCCGGTGAGTACCATGGATCAAACCGAATTTCCCATTATCGCCCAAGTATCCAAAACCGCTGGACAATCGGTCGATATGGAGATATTCAACAACATTCCCATTCGCATCAACAACCTCGCTTCGACCCTGGACCTTCCCATCGCTTGGACGAATGAGAAAGGGAAGGCCATGCTCTACACCCCAGATTTGAAGCCTTCCGCCCAATCCTACCTGCTGGTGGCTGAGATTGATCTAGCGAAATGGTTCGAACTGGAAGCGGATGATCCCTATCTGCAACAGCTTCTGGAAAACGAGAAGATCCCCCAATCCAAATTCATGCTGAAGATCTCGGGCCCCAAGGTCATGCTCGAATCCAACGAGCTGGGGACCGACTCGGACATGGTGGCTTCTGCCCTGAAAAAGCTGTTTGGCGAACAAGGCAGCACCTTTACACAAAATTTGGACGAGGCACACTACGTCGTTCAGATCGAAGGCTCATACCGAGATGGAGCGCCATTTGGGTCCATCCATTTTGCCTATGCAGATGTGAATGTCACCGTCATCGACACCCGCCACGGGGAACAGCAGGCCCGCTCCTTTTCAGATGTGAAAGGAGCCGGAAAAACCTATGAAATCGCTCGGGTCAAGGCCTATCAAGAAGCGGGAAACAAAGCCGCCATGTGGGTGCGGTCATTGCTGTTTTCAAGAGTGAAATAACCTCTATCTCCCTCAAACCAAGGAGCCGCTCTGAGATCAGAACGGCTCCTTGTTCGTTTGTATCCCCTTCTATCTCCAGCTGGCAAGCCCTGCCCGAATCGCGTCCACGATCTGATCAATTTCATCCCGGGTGATGATCAAGGCGGGTTTGAGGTTCAGGATATTCCCCTGAATCAGCTTGAAGGATACGCCTCGCTGAAGACAGGAATTCATGACGTGATGTGCAGCTTCGGTGGCCCGTTCCTTGGTCTTTCGGTCCTTGACGAGATCCAAAGCCAGATTCAAGCCCAATCCCGTGACTTGTCCGATGAGGGAAAATTCCTCCTGAAGGGCCAGCAATTCCTCCCGAAAATAGGTACCCAATCGGGCTGCGTGCTCCACGAGTTTTTCCTCCTCCACTGTATGTATCACGGCCTTAGCGACAGCGCTACAAATCGGGCTCTTTTCATGGGTAAAATGTCCGATCGACCGATGTTGCAGCACATTCAATTCTTGGCGTCCGATGATTCCCGCAAACGGCACCACTCCCCCACCGAAGCCTTTCCCGACCACTAGCATGTCAGGCGTCACAAAATGTTCGCAGGCAAACATCTTTCCGGTTCGCCCAAAAGCCGTGTAGATTTCATCGAAAATCAGCTTGATGCCATGATCTTGGCAGATTTGCTGGACGCGTTGCCAATAGGTTTTCGTCGGCACGGTGGAGTTGTAGAAAATCGGCTCGGTAATCCATGCAGCGACATCTGGGTTCGCGGCAATCTGTGCTCGCGCCTGCTGAAGATAGGCTTCATCTATTTGATCCTGATCCTCGAATCCCCAAGGATTGCGGTAGTAATCCGGCAATTCCAGATGCAAGGCACCCGGCATCATCGGCCCCAGTCCTTCCTGAAAATGTGGGTCTGCTCCGATAGAAATCGCCTGAAATCCAGCCCCATGAAAGGTTCCCGCATAGGAAATCGTCTTCCATCGCCCCGATACATGCTTGGCTAGCATCACAGCCATCTCGATCGCTTCCGACCCGCCCGGACAGAAAAGCACCCGCTCCAGGCCATCCGGCGTGATGTCCACCATCTTTTCCGCCAATTGGACCGCAGGATCATTCGTGAATCTTCGAGGCGCAAAAGATAGCCCAGATTCCAGTTGAGCCTTCATCGCAGAGAGCACCCGCGGGTGGTGATATCCAACCGTATGGACGCCATTGCCATGCAAATCCAATAACCTGCGCCCATGCCCATCGATCAGATAGGCTCCGTCTACACCAGTTACAGTATTGAATACCGGTGTGGATAGCGACTGATGATAAAAAACTTGAGCATCTCGGTTCAACAAAGCTTGAACTCGCTCATTTTGAGGCTGTCCAGATTGGAGCGCCCGTATATCTTCTCCTTGATTGACTGCCATCTGAATGGGATTGATCGTTTGTTTCAAGGCAAATGACATCAATATTTACCAATACTCAATTATTTGGACATAAATTTAACAAATAGTTAAAATTGATTCTCATGATCATCCATTTTCCTCTACATTGATTCGAATACGCCAAATAACATAAACTCATCTTGGCACGCTCGCGGTTACAAATTATCTCATACAGGATCTAGAAGATTATGAATCCTTGAATAATCGGGCAAAAAATTGACATTATATCAACATTTTGCCTAGCTTACATAAATACTTCGATTCTAAAGAAAAGACAACAACCAGAACTAACTTAGTTTCAAAAGCTCAATACATCCGATCTCATCGCCCAAACCAGACTCAACTACTTATGAACCTGCGATATTTTTTGAAGCCCCATATTTGGGGCTGCTATGCATGGCTCGTACTTTTCAACCTGCTTCCTACCTCCTTGTTGGCAGATCAAGTCATCATCTACCAACAACCTGTACCCAATCACGGGCACAAGGAGATCTCCAACCTCGAATCAGGC is a window from the Pontibacter sp. G13 genome containing:
- a CDS encoding aspartate aminotransferase family protein; this encodes MAVNQGEDIRALQSGQPQNERVQALLNRDAQVFYHQSLSTPVFNTVTGVDGAYLIDGHGRRLLDLHGNGVHTVGYHHPRVLSAMKAQLESGLSFAPRRFTNDPAVQLAEKMVDITPDGLERVLFCPGGSEAIEMAVMLAKHVSGRWKTISYAGTFHGAGFQAISIGADPHFQEGLGPMMPGALHLELPDYYRNPWGFEDQDQIDEAYLQQARAQIAANPDVAAWITEPIFYNSTVPTKTYWQRVQQICQDHGIKLIFDEIYTAFGRTGKMFACEHFVTPDMLVVGKGFGGGVVPFAGIIGRQELNVLQHRSIGHFTHEKSPICSAVAKAVIHTVEEEKLVEHAARLGTYFREELLALQEEFSLIGQVTGLGLNLALDLVKDRKTKERATEAAHHVMNSCLQRGVSFKLIQGNILNLKPALIITRDEIDQIVDAIRAGLASWR